The following are encoded together in the Brassica napus cultivar Da-Ae chromosome A9, Da-Ae, whole genome shotgun sequence genome:
- the LOC106424915 gene encoding putative F-box protein At3g52320, with product MVGLSFRIAAVKGLRKKKMKRNRRKLSKPDSKHVAVVIPELPVDVLMQILARLPANLLMRFKCVSKLWSSMISSPYFANLFRKTPSLLRQRRLYLVDQDAQGNYTLCSTLSDKYPSKVYRFDHVTIPGMGGHVTIQGMGGGCFVNALRGLMCSRIGTRVRICNLTTKQQVELPLVVSSITGDDSSMWNHFGYDSIQEEYKVISLTWEMTQERVVRSDHHVLVLGPGASWRRITQSFPPHRPYSQGISIDRHLYYGAWTGDNTCVVVSFDMRSETFNLIKLPVEAGIVWDTRATNLMNYRGKLAVFDYSCLERQDRMDLWVFEDDSQCWTKKTFALPISNLYIVSVGDLFVQGTSREGMIRCFIQNDAVVSQNMIYDLEAGNFIEGFLSVILPRRPSLPTSYFWDDFESIMYLEA from the coding sequence ATGGTGGGATTGTCTTTTCGTATAGCTGCCGTGAAAGgtttgaggaagaagaagatgaaacggAATAGAAGAAAACTTTCCAAGCCCGATTCAAAACATGTCGCCGTCGTCATTCCGGAGCTCCCTGTGGATGTGTTGATGCAGATCCTGGCGAGATTGCCGGCGAATTTATTGATGAGGTTCAAGTGCGTCTCAAAGCTCTGGTCTTCCATGATCTCATCTCCTTATTTTGCTAATCTTTTCCGCAAAACTCCATCGCTCCTACGTCAACGGCGTTTGTATCTAGTGGACCAAGATGCCCAAGGCAACTACACATTGTGCTCAACATTGTCTGATAAATATCCTAGTAAAGTCTACCGATTCGACCATGTGACCATACCAGGAATGGGAGGACACGTGACCATACAGGGAATGGGAGGAGGGTGCTTCGTGAACGCTCTTAGGGGATTGATGTGTTCCAGAATAGGGACAAGAGTGCGGATCTGTAACCTCACAACGAAGCAGCAGGTGGAGTTGCCATTAGTTGTATCGAGCATCACAGGAGATGACTCCAGTATGTGGAACCACTTTGGATACGATTCTATTCAGGAGGAATACAAAGTGATTAGCCTAACTTGGGAGATGACACAAGAAAGAGTTGTGAGATCCGACCATCACGTGTTGGTACTTGGCCCTGGAGCTTCTTGGAGGAGAATCACCCAAAGTTTCCCACCTCATCGTCCTTACTCTCAAGGTATCTCTATTGACCGCCATTTGTATTATGGGGCCTGGACGGGTGATAATACATGTGTTGTTGTGAGTTTTGACATGCGGTCCGAGACGTTCAATTTGATTAAATTACCTGTTGAAGCTGGCATCGTCTGGGACACGCGTGCCACTAATCTCATGAATTATAGAGGAAAACTTGCTGTCTTTGACTACTCCTGTCTCGAGAGGCAAGATAGGATGGATCTGTGGGTTTTTGAAGACGATAGTCAATGTTGGACTAAGAAGACTTTTGCTCTGCCTATCTCAAACCTCTATATTGTCTCCGTGGGTGACTTGTTCGTCCAAGGTACCAGCCGTGAGGGTATGATTAGATGCTTCATACAGAATGACGCAGTAGTGTCACAAAATATGATTTACGATCTGGAGGCTGGTAACTTCATTGAAGGGTTTCTATCAGTCATATTACCCAGACGCCCGTCTTTGCCTACCAGTTATTTTTGGGATGATTTTGAGAGCATTATGTATTTGGAAGCCTAA